From Rutidosis leptorrhynchoides isolate AG116_Rl617_1_P2 chromosome 3, CSIRO_AGI_Rlap_v1, whole genome shotgun sequence, a single genomic window includes:
- the LOC139896823 gene encoding cell division control protein 48 homolog B: protein MESSCSSNDVEKWSAEESIAGNSEALQALRELITYPLLYSREARKLGLKWPRGLLLYGPPGTGKTSLVRAVVRECDAHLIVLSPHSVHRAHAGESEKVLRDAFAEASSHIKLGKPSVIFIDEIDAICPRRDSRKQQDIRVSSQLIMLMDSSATTKSGTKVVVVASTNRVDALDPALRRSGRFDAEIEVTTPSEEERLQILKLYTKKVPLDPSVDLGVIATMCNGYVGADLEALCREATMCAVKRCSNADVEADLCTLIMDDWTSARSIVGPSITRGVTVEIPKVSWDDIGGLHDLKKKLKQAVEWPLKHSDAFSRLGVSPMRGILLHGPPGCSKTTLAKAAAHAAQASFFSLSGAELFSMYVGEGEALLRNTFRRARLVAPSIIFFDEADVVAAKRGTGSSGSTTVGERLLSTLLTEMDGLEEAKGILVLAATNRPHAIDAALMRPGRFDLVLYVPPPDLEARHEILRVHTRGMKLGNDVDLKQIAEATERFTGAELEGLCREAGIVALREDITATIIHSRHFETVKSSLKPALTSQEIESYASYMKKQPTRKLPRQLAYAGREKHKLTKRWLPRPVVSVTIALALVGSIVIVGSRNYFMSYSQSPISGRLVST from the exons ATGGAGAGTAGCTGTAGCTCGAACGATGTTGAAAAATGGAGTGCAGAGGAATCAATAGCTGGCAATTCTGAAGCTCTGCAAGCTCTTCGTGAACTTATTACATATCCTCTTCTCTATTCTCGTGAAGCCAGAAAACTCGGCCTTaag TGGCCTCGCGGTTTGTTGTTGTACGGTCCACCTGGCACTGGAAAG ACTAGTTTGGTTCGTGCAGTTGTTCGTGAATGTGATGCACACTTGATAGTTCTGAG TCCACACTCTGTTCACAGAGCTCATGCAGGTGAAAGCGAGAAAGTGTTGCGGGATGCTTTTGCTGAAGCATCTTCGCACATAAAATTGGGAAAGCCTTCTGTTATTTTTATTGATGAAATTGATGCTATTTGTCCCCGTCGTGATTCTAG AAAACAGCAAGATATTCGTGTATCTTCTCAACTTATCATGTTAATGGACTCTAGCGCAACAACAAAATCAGGAACCAAAGTTGTGGTGGTAGCATCAACTAACAG AGTAGATGCACTTGATCCTGCACTAAGAAGGTCTGGCCGATTTGATGCTGAAATCGAAGTCACTACTCCGAGTGAAGAAGAACGCCTTCAAATTCTCAAG CTATATACAAAGAAAGTTCCACTGGATCCTAGTGTTGATTTGGGAGTAATAGCAACTATGTGCAATGGCTACGTTGGGGCAGATTTAGAAGCTTTATGTCGTGAGGCGACAATGTGTGCAGTAAAAAGATGTTCAAATGCAGATGTAGAAGCCGATTTATGCACCTTAATAATGGATGATTGGACCAGTGCTCGGTCTATTGTGGGCCCAAGCATAACAAGAGGTGTTACTGTTGAAATTCCCAAGGTATCTTGGGATGATATTGGCGGATTACACGATTTAAAG AAAAAACTGAAACAAGCTGTTGAATGGCCTTTAAAACATTCGGATGCGTTTTCGAGATTGGGTGTATCGCCTATGCGTGGAATACTTCTTCATGGACCTCCGGGATGCTCGAAAACGACTCTTGCTAAAGCAGCAGCTCATGCTGCGCAAGCTTCTTTCTTTTCTTTAAG TGGTGCGGAATTATTTTCAATGTATGTTGGAGAAGGTGAAGCTTTATTACGTAATACGTTTCGTAGAGCTCGCCTTGTTGCACCAAGCATAATCTTCTTTGATGAAGCTGACGTCGTTGCTGCAAAACG AGGAACGGGTTCAAGCGGGAGTACAACAGTTGGAGAAAGACTTCTATCTACTCTACTCACTGAAATGGATGGTTTAGAAGAAGCTAAG GGAATACTTGTTTTGGCTGCCACAAATCGACCACACGCAATCGATGCTGCCCTAATGCGACCTGGACGATTCGATCTC GTGTTATATGTGCCCCCACCAGACCTAGAGGCTCGGCATGAAATACTGCGTGTGCATACACGAGGCATGAAACTTGGTAACGATGTTGATCTCAAACAAATAGCCGAAGCAACCGAGCGTTTTACGGGGGCTGAGTTAGAAGGCTTATGTAGAGAAGCTGGAATTGTAGCTCTCAGAGAAGACATAACTGCCACTATCATACATTCGCGACATTTTGAAACTGTTAAAAGCTCGTTAAAGCCAGCGTTGACTAGTCAAGAAATAGAATCATATGCATCTTATATGAAGAAGCAGCCAACACGAAAACTGCCTCGTCAGCTTGCATATGCTGGTAGGGAAAAACACAAGCTCACGAAAAGATGGTTGCCTAGACCTGTGGTTTCTGTTACGATTGCTCTTGCTCTCGTCGGTTCTATAGTAATTGTTGGTTCGAGAAATTATTTTATGAGCTACTCGCAAAGTCCGATTTCAGGAAGACTAGTGAGCACATAA